In the Gossypium arboreum isolate Shixiya-1 chromosome 10, ASM2569848v2, whole genome shotgun sequence genome, one interval contains:
- the LOC108488882 gene encoding ankyrin repeat-containing protein BDA1-like, producing MDEKMIDVAQTGDINILYELILNDPYVLQRIDDVPFFHTPLHVAASAGHIDFMMEMINLKPSFARKLNQAGFSPMHLALQNQKTQAVLRLLRFDEGLVRVKGREGFTPLHHVVQNGNVDFLIKILEVCPEAIEDVTVRDETVFHLAVKNDRFEAFQVLVGWLIRSRHKAANRWEKELLSWADIDGNTVLHVATIRNRPQVVKVLLGRLCGDHINAKNVEGLTALDIPSQYPLDEGKVDYKESIKDMISKAGGLSGSSSSLPKTSISSFHIESLKGKVSVLQKFATIASRGKKGIPYEMRNTFLVVTVLIITATYTATLNPPKQPDTISKNSPNFHLKYDASLGSTSTGPAPSPAPSKEEDLKNLLDVSTMFWLYNTLTFWAATVLTAYLLPSRSICLFILITLSLFGTCYMLLVAVSIRTLALQYLFSLSSPGSVSYPSLSITNYCLATVLALVTLYKTSYYMLYRFVPKRRFFLLLQVVSLCIFAVILVPAILNSEFILEITEYGM from the exons ATGGATGAGAAGATGATAGATGTTGCACAAACAGGAGACATAAACATCTTGTATGAGTTAATTCTGAATGATCCATATGTtttacagcgtatcgatgatgTACCTTTTTTCCATACTCCTTTGCATGTAGCAGCCTCTGCAGGGCATATTGATTTTATGATGGAGATGATCAACTTAAAGCCATCTTTTGCAAGAAAGCTAAACCAAGCTGGGTTTAGCCCCATGCACTTGGCTCTGCAAAATCAAAAAACTCAAGCAGTGCTTCGACTCCTCAGGTTTGATGAAGGCCTTGTTCGTGTCAAAGGGCGGGAGGGCTTCACTCCTTTGCATCATGTGGTTCAAAATGGAAATGTTGATTTTTTGATCAAGATCCTTGAGGTTTGCCCCGAGGCTATTGAAGATGTGACTGTTCGAGATGAGACGGTTTTCCATCTTGCCGTAAAAAATGACAGGTTTGAAGCTTTCCAAGTCTTGGTGGGGTGGCTTATAAGGAGCCGCCATAAAGCTGCCAACCGGTGGGAGAAAGAACTACTGAGTTGGGCAGACATTGATGGCAACACTGTTTTACATGTTGCTACTATCAGAAACAGACCTCAG GTGGTAAAAGTACTGTTGGGACGCTTGTGTGGTGACCATATCAATGCCAAAAATGTGGAGGGATTGACTGCACTTGATATCCCATCACAATACCCATTGGATGAAGGGAAAGTGGACTATAAGGAGTCCATTAAAGACATGATAAGCAAAGCAGGAGGTTTGAGTGGTTCCTCTTCCTCGCTTCCCAAAACCTCTATCTCTTCATTCCACATCGAATCTTTAAAAGGAAAGGTGTCAGTTCTTCAAAAATTTGCAACAATAGCAAGTCGTGGAAAGAAGGGAATCCCATATGAGATGCGTAACACATTTTTAGTAGTCACAGTGCTAATTATAACAGCCACTTACACTGCCACTTTGAACCCTCCAAAGCAGCCGGATACCATTTCAAAGAATTCCCCGAATTTCCATCTCAAGTATGACGCATCTTTAGGTTCAACCAGCACTGGACCCGCACCAAGTCCTGCTCCCTCTAAAGAAGAAGATTTAAAAAATTTACTAGACGTGTCCACAATGTTTTGGTTATACAACACTTTAACCTTTTGGGCAGCAACTGTTTTAACAGCCTATCTCCTACCCAGCCGTTCAATCTGCTTGTTTATTCTCATAACACTTTCCTTGTTTGGGACCTGTTACATGCTTTTAGTTGCTGTTTCCATACGGACACTCGCACTTCAGTATTTGTTCTCTCTTTCGTCTCCTGGATCCGTTTCCTATCCTAGTCTCAGCATTACTAATTACTGCTTGGCAACGGTACTAGCTCTCGTGACATTATACAAGACATCCTATTATATGCTATACAGGTTTGTACCCAAAAGAAGGTTCTTCCTCCTCCTACAAGTCGTTTCCCTTTGCATCTTTGCTGTTATTCTTGTTCCAGCTATCCTAAATTCTGAATTCATATTGGAGATTACCGAATACGGAATGTAG
- the LOC108488200 gene encoding ankyrin repeat-containing protein BDA1-like, translating to MDETLRTAARTGNVTDLYNLIQRDGNVLRHFDEVLFVDTSSHIAADEGCIRFAVEIMNLKPAFARKQNHQGLSRLHIAVKQGHKEMALRFLEIDKDLVRVKGKNGKTPLHFISEAGNHDGMLDRILEICPQCIQDVTIENRNALHVIAVENNRLDVLQVLIRTLWKTDYDREVVNQIDEDGNTALHLAAFHKQPEMLKLLLNCKADKHANNQAGWTVMDVAQQQHNRESITILRGCFIPEVSNFKCKLEKQIVKHVTKALLKIAWWWLNSGMGVDRGDGTEAAARGEG from the exons ATGGATGAAACGTTGAGAACAGCAGCTCGTACAGGAAATGTTACTGATTTGTACAATTTAATTCAAAGAGATGGAAATGTTTTGAGGCACTTTGATGAGGTGTTGTTTGTCGATACTTCTTCACACATTGCTGCAGACGAAGGATGCATTAGGTTTGCAGTGGAAATTATGAACCTAAAGCCAGCATTTGCTAGGAAGCAAAACCATCAGGGCTTGAGCCGACTTCACATTGCAGTTAAACAAGGGCATAAAGAGATGGCTCTACGTTTCTTGGAAATTGATAAAGATCTTGTTCGTGTCAAAGGAAAGAACGGTAAGACTCCCTTGCACTTCATAAGTGAAGCTGGAAATCATGATGGCATGTTGGATCGAATTTTAGAGATTTGTCCTCAATGTATACAAGATGTTACAATTGAGAATCGCAATGCTTTGCACGTTATTGCTGTAGAAAACAACAGACTGGATGTTCTCCAAGTCCTAATTCGAACACTTTGGAAGACAGACTATGATCGGGAAGTGGTGAACCAAATAGATGAAGATGGAAACACTGCACTGCACTTAGCTGCTTTCCATAAACAACCCGAG ATGCTTAAACTACTATTAAACTGCAAAGCCGATAAGCATGCCAACAATCAGGCTGGTTGGACCGTAATGGATGTAGCACAACAACAACATAATAGGGAAAGCATTACTATTCTGCGTGGTTGCTTTATTCCAGAAGTTTCAAACTTTAAATGTAAATTGGAGAAACAAATCGTCAAGCATGTGACAAAGGCATTGTTGAAAATTGCATG